From the genome of Papaver somniferum cultivar HN1 chromosome 2, ASM357369v1, whole genome shotgun sequence, one region includes:
- the LOC113349701 gene encoding protein FAR-RED IMPAIRED RESPONSE 1-like, whose translation MNFVKKYFKRTLTLREFVAQYEKAVASRREKEKNQDSVSRQTKPDLRIAWPAVVQAAERYTTKIFTLFQEEYVRTLDLFVESLGEDGTVCTYRVSSFENIKPRTVTFNSSDNSVKCSCKKFQIMGILCAHALKILHTRRLPDLPLQYYLNRWTRDARAGAVVDDFRKSLPVNCRSSLTSRYADLAYMSLTIAVKGSSTENSSGFTKVLLVQVLEELDNFLKFDSDQGRFFEDMRNANHEKVSRERVVDHSCADTVLRKKAKDKASGKIKRPLGKGKKRDNTQLLPTGTDGQVGQVSVGATTTTSGPLLVSVPSSVPFYPARPWNLPHYSQGSIEQVEQATVTQSENDSTQCRIMSGGWSGPPLCPSEMLPPNVMGCPDTSDPHRLSFHAAGPSTLPQMPCIYPHVCTEESNRLVDQTMLQDGAGSNNQSNQGFIGFLSQRSNSHRLSESSMPQHILEPPAP comes from the exons ATGAACTTTGTTAAGAAGTATTTCAAAAGGACTTTGACGTTACGGGAGTTTGTAGCTCAATATGAGAAGGCTGTTGCTAGTCGCCGagaaaaggaaaagaaccaaGATTCAGTTTCTAGGCAAACAAAACCAGATTTAAGGATTGCATGGCCCGCAGTAGTACAAGCAGCAGAgagatacacaaccaaaatatttACGTTATTCCAAGAAGAGTATGTTCGTACTTTAGATTTGTTTGTAGAGTCACTTGGCGAAGATGGGACAGTATGCACATATAGAGTTTCATCTTTTGAGAATATCAAGCCTCGGACTGTTACCTTTAACTCCTCTGACAATTCAGTGAAGTGTAGCTGCAAGAAATTCCAAATTATGGGGATTTTATGTGCTCATGCTTTAAAAATACTGCATACTAGGCGGTTGCCTGATCTTCCTCTGCAGTACTATTTGAATAGGTGGACCAGGGATGCAAGAGCTGGTGCTGTAGTTGACGACTTTAGAAAGTCATTACCTGTTAATTGTCGCTCATCCTTGACTTCCCGATATGCTGACTTGGCATACATGTCACTCACAATTGCTGTTAAGGGATCAAGCACTGAAAATTCTTCTGGTTTTACTAAAGTATTACTAGTGCAGGTGCTAGAAGAGCTAGATAATTTTCTAAAGTTTGACTCAGATCAGGGAAGATTCTTTGAAGATATGAGAAATGCAAATCATGAAAAAGTGAGTAGAGAGCGTGTTGTCGATCATTCTTGTGCAGACACAGTGTTGCGCAAGAAAGCAAAGGATAAAGCGAGTGGTAAAATCAAGAGACCATTAGGTAAGGGGAAAAAGAGAGATAATACACAACTACTGCCAACAG GTACCGATGGACAAGTTGGGCAAGTGTCAGTTGGAGCAACTACGACTACGTCCGGGCCACTGCTGGTTTCTGTACCCTCGAGTGTCCCTTTTTACCCTGCCAGACCGTGGAATTTACCTCATTACTCCCAG GGATCGATCGAGCAAGTGGAGCAGGCTACCGTTACACAATCTGAAAATGATAGCACTCAATGTAGAATAATGTCAGGAGGATGGAGTGGTCCACCTTTATGCCCTAGTGAGATGCTTCCACCAAATGTCATGGGGTGCCCAGATACTTCTGATCCTCATCGTCTTTCTTTCCACGCAGCTGGACCTTCAACTTTGCCACAAATGCCATGTATATACCCGCACGTTTGTACTGAG GAATCAAACAGACTGGTAGATCAAACAATGTTACAGGACGGAGCTGGTAGCAATAACCAGTCAAACCAG GGATTTATTGGATTCCTGAGTCAACGTTCTAACTCGCATAGACTGTCAGAATCGTCAATGCCTCAACATATTTTAGAGCCACCTGCACCATAG
- the LOC113349700 gene encoding protein FAR1-RELATED SEQUENCE 5-like isoform X3 encodes MSFIKLIQKRCKLCFQYLEGVIYLMVCLSIDTHFHIIIVMGGQCPRCLNGSRRIASLVRFREKRKDRYYDKKFRNNAHKKVEQKMDKKSTKSPIELNETFQTGGNILMETNIGVSKDIEVPKLGMIFQSDDEAYDFYNRYARSVGFSIRKSSSTHRSDKTVSRRIFCCSKEGVYREHSRGAPMKPRLQTRTDCKARLVIRIQDDGSYSVAEFVLEHNHELVPPSEVHILRSHRKMREAQTGMFNNLQLVGTGATGFYSYMSAEDGKTHNLSFTQVESSNHLDKRSKNILMTGDVQIMLDYFNCMQKENPYFFYSIQMDGNNQICGCFWSDAKSRIDYSFFGDVVWVETTFRTSDYDKPCALFVGVNNHGQAIPFGCALLWEETAESFVWLFQTFLEAMNGKPPESIFTDQAPQISDAVGRVLPMFVAYL; translated from the exons ATGTCTTTCATAAAGTTAATCCAGAAAAG GTGCAAGCTGTGCTTTCAATACTTGGAGGGAGTGATATACCTGATGGTATGCCTAAGCATTGACACACATTTCCATATAATCATCGTGATGG GCGGGCAATGCCCACGCTGCTTGAATGGTTCTCGCAGAATTGCTTCTTTAGTTAGATTTCGTGAAAAACGGAAAGACAGATATTATGACAAGAAGTTTCGGAACAATGCTCATAAGAAGGTGGAACAGAA GATGGATAAGAAAAGTACAAAATCTCCAATTGAACTTAATGAGACCTTCCAAACCGGAGGCAATATTCTTATGGAAACAAATATTGGAGTTTCAAAGGATATTGAGGTACCAAAACTTGGCATGATTTTCCAGTCAGATGATGAAGCATACGACTTTTACAATCGTTATGCTAGATCCGTGGGATTTAGTATAAGGAAAAGTTCATCCACACATCGTTCAGATAAGACAGTCTCGAGAAGAATTTTTTGTTGCTCTAAAGAAGGTGTCTATCGTGAACATTCAAGGGGTGCTCCCATGAAACCACGGTTACAAACACGAACTGATTGTAAAGCAAGACTTGTGATCAGAATACAAGACGATGGAAGTTATTCAGTGGCAGAATTTGTTCTTGAACATAACCACGAACTTGTTCCTCCATCTGAAGTTCACATTTTGAGATCACATAGAAAGATGCGAGAAGCCCAGACTGGAATGTTCAACAATTTGCAGCTTGTAGGAACTGGAGCCACTGGATTTTACTCGTATATGAGtgcagaagatggaaaaaccCACAATCTCAGTTTCACACAAGTGGAATCATCTAATCACTTAGATAAAAGATCTAAAAACATTTTGATGACGGGAGATGTGCAAATCATGTTAGATTATTTCAATTGCATGCAAAAGGAGAACCCATATTTCTTCTATTCAATACAAATGGACGGTAATAACCAAATTTGCGGTTGTTTTTGGTCTGATGCTAAATCACGGATCGATTATAGCTTTTTCGGTGATGTGGTATGGGTTGAGACCACATTCAGGACTAGTGATTATGATAAGCCATGTGCCTTATTTGTTGGTGTGAATAATCACGGGCAAGCAATTCCCTTTGGTTGTGCACTGTTGTGGGAGGAGACTGCAGAATCTTTTGTATGGTTGTTCCAAACATTTTTGGAAGCAATGAATGGAAAACCACCCGAGTCAATTTTTACAGACCAAGCCCCACAGATATCTGATGCTGTTGGACGAGTACTTCCTATGTTCGTGGCATATCTATGA
- the LOC113349700 gene encoding protein FAR1-RELATED SEQUENCE 5-like isoform X2 has translation MAKALVIDQNLTSTLQINEEEEEKEDSGYDADVTGNKIPEETNTSNSNTGARRGGSRNNAATALKSKASELTLSFEGKVYVFHKVNPEKVQAVLSILGGSDIPDGGQCPRCLNGSRRIASLVRFREKRKDRYYDKKFRNNAHKKVEQKMDKKSTKSPIELNETFQTGGNILMETNIGVSKDIEVPKLGMIFQSDDEAYDFYNRYARSVGFSIRKSSSTHRSDKTVSRRIFCCSKEGVYREHSRGAPMKPRLQTRTDCKARLVIRIQDDGSYSVAEFVLEHNHELVPPSEVHILRSHRKMREAQTGMFNNLQLVGTGATGFYSYMSAEDGKTHNLSFTQVESSNHLDKRSKNILMTGDVQIMLDYFNCMQKENPYFFYSIQMDGNNQICGCFWSDAKSRIDYSFFGDVVWVETTFRTSDYDKPCALFVGVNNHGQAIPFGCALLWEETAESFVWLFQTFLEAMNGKPPESIFTDQAPQISDAVGRVLPMFVAYL, from the exons ATGGCAAAAGCACTGGTTATAGATCAGAATCTGACATCAACTCTACAAATcaatgaggaggaagaagaaaaagaagacagtGGGTATGATGCTGATGTCACAGGTAACAAAATTCCGGAGGAAACTAATACCAGTAATAGTAACACAGGAGCTAGACGAGGAGGAAGTCGTAATAACGCTGCAACAGCTTTGAAGTCAAAAGCCAGTGAACTTACTCTTTCTTTTGAAGGCAAAGTTTATGTCTTTCATAAAGTTAATCCAGAAAAG GTGCAAGCTGTGCTTTCAATACTTGGAGGGAGTGATATACCTGATG GCGGGCAATGCCCACGCTGCTTGAATGGTTCTCGCAGAATTGCTTCTTTAGTTAGATTTCGTGAAAAACGGAAAGACAGATATTATGACAAGAAGTTTCGGAACAATGCTCATAAGAAGGTGGAACAGAA GATGGATAAGAAAAGTACAAAATCTCCAATTGAACTTAATGAGACCTTCCAAACCGGAGGCAATATTCTTATGGAAACAAATATTGGAGTTTCAAAGGATATTGAGGTACCAAAACTTGGCATGATTTTCCAGTCAGATGATGAAGCATACGACTTTTACAATCGTTATGCTAGATCCGTGGGATTTAGTATAAGGAAAAGTTCATCCACACATCGTTCAGATAAGACAGTCTCGAGAAGAATTTTTTGTTGCTCTAAAGAAGGTGTCTATCGTGAACATTCAAGGGGTGCTCCCATGAAACCACGGTTACAAACACGAACTGATTGTAAAGCAAGACTTGTGATCAGAATACAAGACGATGGAAGTTATTCAGTGGCAGAATTTGTTCTTGAACATAACCACGAACTTGTTCCTCCATCTGAAGTTCACATTTTGAGATCACATAGAAAGATGCGAGAAGCCCAGACTGGAATGTTCAACAATTTGCAGCTTGTAGGAACTGGAGCCACTGGATTTTACTCGTATATGAGtgcagaagatggaaaaaccCACAATCTCAGTTTCACACAAGTGGAATCATCTAATCACTTAGATAAAAGATCTAAAAACATTTTGATGACGGGAGATGTGCAAATCATGTTAGATTATTTCAATTGCATGCAAAAGGAGAACCCATATTTCTTCTATTCAATACAAATGGACGGTAATAACCAAATTTGCGGTTGTTTTTGGTCTGATGCTAAATCACGGATCGATTATAGCTTTTTCGGTGATGTGGTATGGGTTGAGACCACATTCAGGACTAGTGATTATGATAAGCCATGTGCCTTATTTGTTGGTGTGAATAATCACGGGCAAGCAATTCCCTTTGGTTGTGCACTGTTGTGGGAGGAGACTGCAGAATCTTTTGTATGGTTGTTCCAAACATTTTTGGAAGCAATGAATGGAAAACCACCCGAGTCAATTTTTACAGACCAAGCCCCACAGATATCTGATGCTGTTGGACGAGTACTTCCTATGTTCGTGGCATATCTATGA
- the LOC113349700 gene encoding protein FAR1-RELATED SEQUENCE 5-like isoform X1 encodes MAKALVIDQNLTSTLQINEEEEEKEDSGYDADVTGNKIPEETNTSNSNTGARRGGSRNNAATALKSKASELTLSFEGKVYVFHKVNPEKIWINRCKLCFQYLEGVIYLMVCLSIDTHFHIIIVMGGQCPRCLNGSRRIASLVRFREKRKDRYYDKKFRNNAHKKVEQKMDKKSTKSPIELNETFQTGGNILMETNIGVSKDIEVPKLGMIFQSDDEAYDFYNRYARSVGFSIRKSSSTHRSDKTVSRRIFCCSKEGVYREHSRGAPMKPRLQTRTDCKARLVIRIQDDGSYSVAEFVLEHNHELVPPSEVHILRSHRKMREAQTGMFNNLQLVGTGATGFYSYMSAEDGKTHNLSFTQVESSNHLDKRSKNILMTGDVQIMLDYFNCMQKENPYFFYSIQMDGNNQICGCFWSDAKSRIDYSFFGDVVWVETTFRTSDYDKPCALFVGVNNHGQAIPFGCALLWEETAESFVWLFQTFLEAMNGKPPESIFTDQAPQISDAVGRVLPMFVAYL; translated from the exons ATGGCAAAAGCACTGGTTATAGATCAGAATCTGACATCAACTCTACAAATcaatgaggaggaagaagaaaaagaagacagtGGGTATGATGCTGATGTCACAGGTAACAAAATTCCGGAGGAAACTAATACCAGTAATAGTAACACAGGAGCTAGACGAGGAGGAAGTCGTAATAACGCTGCAACAGCTTTGAAGTCAAAAGCCAGTGAACTTACTCTTTCTTTTGAAGGCAAAGTTTATGTCTTTCATAAAGTTAATCCAGAAAAG ATTTGGATAAACAGGTGCAAGCTGTGCTTTCAATACTTGGAGGGAGTGATATACCTGATGGTATGCCTAAGCATTGACACACATTTCCATATAATCATCGTGATGG GCGGGCAATGCCCACGCTGCTTGAATGGTTCTCGCAGAATTGCTTCTTTAGTTAGATTTCGTGAAAAACGGAAAGACAGATATTATGACAAGAAGTTTCGGAACAATGCTCATAAGAAGGTGGAACAGAA GATGGATAAGAAAAGTACAAAATCTCCAATTGAACTTAATGAGACCTTCCAAACCGGAGGCAATATTCTTATGGAAACAAATATTGGAGTTTCAAAGGATATTGAGGTACCAAAACTTGGCATGATTTTCCAGTCAGATGATGAAGCATACGACTTTTACAATCGTTATGCTAGATCCGTGGGATTTAGTATAAGGAAAAGTTCATCCACACATCGTTCAGATAAGACAGTCTCGAGAAGAATTTTTTGTTGCTCTAAAGAAGGTGTCTATCGTGAACATTCAAGGGGTGCTCCCATGAAACCACGGTTACAAACACGAACTGATTGTAAAGCAAGACTTGTGATCAGAATACAAGACGATGGAAGTTATTCAGTGGCAGAATTTGTTCTTGAACATAACCACGAACTTGTTCCTCCATCTGAAGTTCACATTTTGAGATCACATAGAAAGATGCGAGAAGCCCAGACTGGAATGTTCAACAATTTGCAGCTTGTAGGAACTGGAGCCACTGGATTTTACTCGTATATGAGtgcagaagatggaaaaaccCACAATCTCAGTTTCACACAAGTGGAATCATCTAATCACTTAGATAAAAGATCTAAAAACATTTTGATGACGGGAGATGTGCAAATCATGTTAGATTATTTCAATTGCATGCAAAAGGAGAACCCATATTTCTTCTATTCAATACAAATGGACGGTAATAACCAAATTTGCGGTTGTTTTTGGTCTGATGCTAAATCACGGATCGATTATAGCTTTTTCGGTGATGTGGTATGGGTTGAGACCACATTCAGGACTAGTGATTATGATAAGCCATGTGCCTTATTTGTTGGTGTGAATAATCACGGGCAAGCAATTCCCTTTGGTTGTGCACTGTTGTGGGAGGAGACTGCAGAATCTTTTGTATGGTTGTTCCAAACATTTTTGGAAGCAATGAATGGAAAACCACCCGAGTCAATTTTTACAGACCAAGCCCCACAGATATCTGATGCTGTTGGACGAGTACTTCCTATGTTCGTGGCATATCTATGA